Proteins co-encoded in one Pieris napi chromosome 10, ilPieNapi1.2, whole genome shotgun sequence genomic window:
- the LOC125052827 gene encoding C-1-tetrahydrofolate synthase, cytoplasmic isoform X1 codes for MPAVMWKTSDDLENILVSIQDDLRKQVSEMRKKVPGLKPRLAIVQVGGREDSNVYIRMKLKAAENIGIHAEHIKLPRDCTEAELLIRLGELNESPDVHGIIVQMPLDSIHPIDNHLITDAVSPHKDVDGLNTLNEGRAALGDLSGFVPCTPAGCVELIKRTGVSISGKRAVVLGRSRIVGTPISELLKWENATVTICHSKTANLNEVTKTADILVVGIGKPELVRGSWIKPGAVVIDCGINPIPDATKSSGQRLVGDVAYAEAIQVASHVTPVPGGVGPMTVAMLMRNTVTAAQRYVERLIAPVWPLKVLRLNILSPPPSDIAIARSQKPKDIGILVDELGLYPNEISQYGNTKAKISLKVLDRLKDQQGGKYIVVAGITPTPLGEGKSTTLLGLVQALTAHRGRNSFACMRQPSQGPTFGVKGGAAGGGYSQVIPMEDFNLHLTGDIHAVTAANNLLAAQMDARIFHELTQKDGPLYDRLVPKIKGVRKFSPIQLRRLNRLGINKTDPDLLTPEERTKFARLDIDTTKIMWNRVVDLNDRYLRKITIGQSPTEKGFTRETSFDISVASEIMAVLALGKDIEDIKDRLSNMVVALDKRGNPVTADDLGVTGALMVLLKDAFQPTLMQTLEGTPVLVHTGPFANIAHGCSSIIADKIAMKLVKENGFVATEAGFGSDIGMEKFFDIKCRAGDDKPHCAVIVCTVRALKMHGGGPTVSPGLPLHQVYVEENLDLLNKGLCNLGKHISNGKKFNVPVVIAINKHGNDTQAELNMVKEYALKNGAFRAVICDHWAKGGAGALELADAVIEACETPSNFNYLYPLDLSIQDKIQKIAFEMYGAGKIEYTDDVLDKIKRFTEKGYDKFPICMAKTSNSLTGDPTIKGAPTGFTLRINDIFVSVGAGFVVPMVGEISKMPGLPTRPSIYDIDLNTTTGDIEGLF; via the exons ATGCCGGCCGTAATGTGGAAAACATCGGACGATTTGGAAAATATACTTgt ATCAATTCAAGATGATCTTCGCAAACAAGTTTCGGAGATGCGAAAGAAAGTGCCAGGCTTGAAGCCTCGCCTGGCAATCGTGCAGGTCGGAGGTCGGGAAGACTCCAACGTCTACATCAGGATGAAGCTGAAGGCTGCTGAGAACATCGGCATCCATGCTGAACATATCAAACTTCCAAGAGACTGTACGGAGGCTGAG TTGCTGATCCGACTGGGCGAGTTGAACGAATCACCAGATGTTCACGGTATCATCGTCCAGATGCCTCTGGACTCCATTCACCCCATCGACAACCACCTTATTACAGATGCTGTTTCGCCGCATAAAGATGTCGACGG ACTAAACACGTTGAACGAAGGTCGAGCAGCTTTAGGAGATCTGTCAGGGTTCGTACCCTGCACTCCCGCAGGCTGCGTGGAGCTGATCAAACGTACTGGAGTCTCCATATCGGGCAAACGGGCTGTAGTTTTGGGCCGTAGCAGAATTGTCGGCACTCCTATATCCGAGTTGCTCAAGTGGGAGAATGCGACTGTCACCATTTGCCATTCAAAGACGGCTAATTTAAATGAAGTG ACTAAAACAGCTGATATTTTGGTGGTCGGTATCGGCAAACCGGAGTTAGTTCGTGGATCATGGATCAAACCGGGAGCAGTTGTCATTGACTGTGGGATCAATCCAATTCcag ATGCAACAAAGAGCAGTGGACAACGACTAGTAGGGGACGTAGCGTACGCGGAGGCTATACAAGTAGCCTCGCACGTAACGCCCGTGCCCGGTGGAGTTGGGCCAATGACCGTGGCCATGTTAATGCGAAACACAGTCACGGCTGCCCAGCGCTACGTCGAACGGCTCATCGCACCAGTTTGGCCGCTTAAAGTTTTGCGGCTTAACATTCTATCACCACCACCAAG CGACATAGCGATCGCTCGTTCGCAAAAACCAAAGGACATCGGCATTTTAGTCGACGAACTAGGCTTGTACCCAAACGAAATCTCGCAGTATGGTAACACAAAGGCGAAGATATCGCTCAAAGTACTCGACCGGTTGAAGGACCAACAGGGAGGCAAATACATAGTAGTTGCAGg TATAACTCCAACACCCTTGGGTGAGGGTAAAAGTACCACCTTACTGGGTCTGGTTCAAGCCCTGACTGCTCACAGAGGTCGTAACTCCTTCGCCTGCATGCGTCAGCCCAGCCAGGGTCCGACTTTTGGAGTCAAGGGCGGAGCCGCTGGAGGTGGTTATTCACAG GTCATCCCCATGGAAGATTTCAACCTGCATCTTACTGGCGACATCCACGCAGTTACTGCAGCAAACAACCTTCTTGCTGCTCAAATGGATGCCAGGATATTCCACGAATTGACCCAAAAAGACGGTCCACTTTATGACCGATTGGTACCAAAGATCAAGGGAGTGAGGAAGTTCTCACCAATTCAACTAAGACGGTTGAACCGTCTGGGCATTAACAAGACAGACCCTGACCTATTGACACCGGAAGAGAGGACCAAGTTTGCAAGACTTGACATTGATACTACTAAAATCATGTGGAACAgag TGGTGGACTTAAACGACAGATACCTCCGAAAGATTACAATTGGCCAATCACCAACTGAAAAAGGTTTCACTCGGGAGACCAGCTTCGATATCTCCGTTGCCTCAGAGATCATGGCTGTACTAGCTTTGGGCAAGGACATTGAAGACATCAAAGACCGACTTTCTAACATGGTAGTTGCCCTGGATAAACGCGGCAACCCGGTCACTGCTGATGATCTT GGTGTAACTGGCGCTCTCATGGTTCTCCTGAAAGACGCCTTCCAGCCAACCCTGATGCAGACCCTGGAAGGTACCCCAGTGCTGGTTCACACGGGTCCCTTCGCCAACATCGCTCATGGCTGCTCATCCATCATCGCTGACAAGATCGCCATGAAGCTCGTCAAGGAGAACGGTTTTGTCGCCACCGAAGCTGGATTTGGTTCTGATATTG gcaTGGAGAAGTTCTTCGACATAAAGTGCCGTGCTGGTGATGATAAGCCGCACTGCGCAGTGATCGTATGCACGGTTCGAGCTCTGAAGATGCACGGAGGTGGACCCACCGTCAGCCCTGGACTGCCCCTTCATCAGGTCTACGTGGAG gaaAACTTAGACCTTTTGAACAAAGGTCTCTGCAATCTGGGAAAACACATAAGCAACGGGAAAAAATTCAACGTACCTGTTGTAATCGCTATCAACAAACATgg gaACGACACTCAAGCAGAGCTTAACATGGTGAAAGAGTACGCCCTTAAGAATGGCGCGTTCCGAGCAGTGATCTGCGATCATTGGGCTAAGGGCGGTGCCGGCGCATTGGAATTAGCTGATGCAGTGATCGAGGCCTGTGAAACACCTTCCAACTTCAATTACCTCTACCCTCTGGATCTGTCCATACAGGACAAGATACAGAAGATAGCGTTCGAGATGTACGGAGCTGGAAAGATTGAATACACTGATGATGTACTGGATAAGATTAAGCGGTTCACTGAGAAG GGCTATGACAAATTCCCGATCTGCATGGCCAAAACATCAAACTCGTTGACTGGTGACCCTACAATCAAAGGAGCGCCGACTGGCTTCACTCTACGGATTAACGACATATTTGTATCTGTGGGCGCTGGCTTCGTCGTTCCTATGGTCGGTGAAATCTCCAAGATGCCTGGGTTGCCCACTCGCCCCAGTATTTATGACATTGACTTGAACACTACCACTGGAGACATAGAAGGTCTATTCTAA
- the LOC125052827 gene encoding C-1-tetrahydrofolate synthase, cytoplasmic isoform X2 → MVAQVVSGLEVARSIQDDLRKQVSEMRKKVPGLKPRLAIVQVGGREDSNVYIRMKLKAAENIGIHAEHIKLPRDCTEAELLIRLGELNESPDVHGIIVQMPLDSIHPIDNHLITDAVSPHKDVDGLNTLNEGRAALGDLSGFVPCTPAGCVELIKRTGVSISGKRAVVLGRSRIVGTPISELLKWENATVTICHSKTANLNEVTKTADILVVGIGKPELVRGSWIKPGAVVIDCGINPIPDATKSSGQRLVGDVAYAEAIQVASHVTPVPGGVGPMTVAMLMRNTVTAAQRYVERLIAPVWPLKVLRLNILSPPPSDIAIARSQKPKDIGILVDELGLYPNEISQYGNTKAKISLKVLDRLKDQQGGKYIVVAGITPTPLGEGKSTTLLGLVQALTAHRGRNSFACMRQPSQGPTFGVKGGAAGGGYSQVIPMEDFNLHLTGDIHAVTAANNLLAAQMDARIFHELTQKDGPLYDRLVPKIKGVRKFSPIQLRRLNRLGINKTDPDLLTPEERTKFARLDIDTTKIMWNRVVDLNDRYLRKITIGQSPTEKGFTRETSFDISVASEIMAVLALGKDIEDIKDRLSNMVVALDKRGNPVTADDLGVTGALMVLLKDAFQPTLMQTLEGTPVLVHTGPFANIAHGCSSIIADKIAMKLVKENGFVATEAGFGSDIGMEKFFDIKCRAGDDKPHCAVIVCTVRALKMHGGGPTVSPGLPLHQVYVEENLDLLNKGLCNLGKHISNGKKFNVPVVIAINKHGNDTQAELNMVKEYALKNGAFRAVICDHWAKGGAGALELADAVIEACETPSNFNYLYPLDLSIQDKIQKIAFEMYGAGKIEYTDDVLDKIKRFTEKGYDKFPICMAKTSNSLTGDPTIKGAPTGFTLRINDIFVSVGAGFVVPMVGEISKMPGLPTRPSIYDIDLNTTTGDIEGLF, encoded by the exons ATGGTGGCACAAGTAGTGTCTGGACTCGAAGTAGCTAG ATCAATTCAAGATGATCTTCGCAAACAAGTTTCGGAGATGCGAAAGAAAGTGCCAGGCTTGAAGCCTCGCCTGGCAATCGTGCAGGTCGGAGGTCGGGAAGACTCCAACGTCTACATCAGGATGAAGCTGAAGGCTGCTGAGAACATCGGCATCCATGCTGAACATATCAAACTTCCAAGAGACTGTACGGAGGCTGAG TTGCTGATCCGACTGGGCGAGTTGAACGAATCACCAGATGTTCACGGTATCATCGTCCAGATGCCTCTGGACTCCATTCACCCCATCGACAACCACCTTATTACAGATGCTGTTTCGCCGCATAAAGATGTCGACGG ACTAAACACGTTGAACGAAGGTCGAGCAGCTTTAGGAGATCTGTCAGGGTTCGTACCCTGCACTCCCGCAGGCTGCGTGGAGCTGATCAAACGTACTGGAGTCTCCATATCGGGCAAACGGGCTGTAGTTTTGGGCCGTAGCAGAATTGTCGGCACTCCTATATCCGAGTTGCTCAAGTGGGAGAATGCGACTGTCACCATTTGCCATTCAAAGACGGCTAATTTAAATGAAGTG ACTAAAACAGCTGATATTTTGGTGGTCGGTATCGGCAAACCGGAGTTAGTTCGTGGATCATGGATCAAACCGGGAGCAGTTGTCATTGACTGTGGGATCAATCCAATTCcag ATGCAACAAAGAGCAGTGGACAACGACTAGTAGGGGACGTAGCGTACGCGGAGGCTATACAAGTAGCCTCGCACGTAACGCCCGTGCCCGGTGGAGTTGGGCCAATGACCGTGGCCATGTTAATGCGAAACACAGTCACGGCTGCCCAGCGCTACGTCGAACGGCTCATCGCACCAGTTTGGCCGCTTAAAGTTTTGCGGCTTAACATTCTATCACCACCACCAAG CGACATAGCGATCGCTCGTTCGCAAAAACCAAAGGACATCGGCATTTTAGTCGACGAACTAGGCTTGTACCCAAACGAAATCTCGCAGTATGGTAACACAAAGGCGAAGATATCGCTCAAAGTACTCGACCGGTTGAAGGACCAACAGGGAGGCAAATACATAGTAGTTGCAGg TATAACTCCAACACCCTTGGGTGAGGGTAAAAGTACCACCTTACTGGGTCTGGTTCAAGCCCTGACTGCTCACAGAGGTCGTAACTCCTTCGCCTGCATGCGTCAGCCCAGCCAGGGTCCGACTTTTGGAGTCAAGGGCGGAGCCGCTGGAGGTGGTTATTCACAG GTCATCCCCATGGAAGATTTCAACCTGCATCTTACTGGCGACATCCACGCAGTTACTGCAGCAAACAACCTTCTTGCTGCTCAAATGGATGCCAGGATATTCCACGAATTGACCCAAAAAGACGGTCCACTTTATGACCGATTGGTACCAAAGATCAAGGGAGTGAGGAAGTTCTCACCAATTCAACTAAGACGGTTGAACCGTCTGGGCATTAACAAGACAGACCCTGACCTATTGACACCGGAAGAGAGGACCAAGTTTGCAAGACTTGACATTGATACTACTAAAATCATGTGGAACAgag TGGTGGACTTAAACGACAGATACCTCCGAAAGATTACAATTGGCCAATCACCAACTGAAAAAGGTTTCACTCGGGAGACCAGCTTCGATATCTCCGTTGCCTCAGAGATCATGGCTGTACTAGCTTTGGGCAAGGACATTGAAGACATCAAAGACCGACTTTCTAACATGGTAGTTGCCCTGGATAAACGCGGCAACCCGGTCACTGCTGATGATCTT GGTGTAACTGGCGCTCTCATGGTTCTCCTGAAAGACGCCTTCCAGCCAACCCTGATGCAGACCCTGGAAGGTACCCCAGTGCTGGTTCACACGGGTCCCTTCGCCAACATCGCTCATGGCTGCTCATCCATCATCGCTGACAAGATCGCCATGAAGCTCGTCAAGGAGAACGGTTTTGTCGCCACCGAAGCTGGATTTGGTTCTGATATTG gcaTGGAGAAGTTCTTCGACATAAAGTGCCGTGCTGGTGATGATAAGCCGCACTGCGCAGTGATCGTATGCACGGTTCGAGCTCTGAAGATGCACGGAGGTGGACCCACCGTCAGCCCTGGACTGCCCCTTCATCAGGTCTACGTGGAG gaaAACTTAGACCTTTTGAACAAAGGTCTCTGCAATCTGGGAAAACACATAAGCAACGGGAAAAAATTCAACGTACCTGTTGTAATCGCTATCAACAAACATgg gaACGACACTCAAGCAGAGCTTAACATGGTGAAAGAGTACGCCCTTAAGAATGGCGCGTTCCGAGCAGTGATCTGCGATCATTGGGCTAAGGGCGGTGCCGGCGCATTGGAATTAGCTGATGCAGTGATCGAGGCCTGTGAAACACCTTCCAACTTCAATTACCTCTACCCTCTGGATCTGTCCATACAGGACAAGATACAGAAGATAGCGTTCGAGATGTACGGAGCTGGAAAGATTGAATACACTGATGATGTACTGGATAAGATTAAGCGGTTCACTGAGAAG GGCTATGACAAATTCCCGATCTGCATGGCCAAAACATCAAACTCGTTGACTGGTGACCCTACAATCAAAGGAGCGCCGACTGGCTTCACTCTACGGATTAACGACATATTTGTATCTGTGGGCGCTGGCTTCGTCGTTCCTATGGTCGGTGAAATCTCCAAGATGCCTGGGTTGCCCACTCGCCCCAGTATTTATGACATTGACTTGAACACTACCACTGGAGACATAGAAGGTCTATTCTAA